A single genomic interval of Neosynechococcus sphagnicola sy1 harbors:
- a CDS encoding class I SAM-dependent methyltransferase has protein sequence MTDSKAISAAVAKLYDTYPFPPEPLLDAPPPGYNWRWNWRTAYNFCTGCQPETQAIRILDAGCGTGVGTEYLVHLNPQATVVGIDLSAGALAVAQERCQRSGADRVTFHHLSLYEAEQLPGGFDLINCVGVLHHLPDPIRGIQALAQKLAPGGLMHIFVYGELGRWEIKLMQAAIALLQAEKRGDYPDGVKVGRQLFATLPENNRLVRRERERWSLENQRDECFADMYVHPQEIDYNIESLFELIDASGLEFIGFSNPNSWNLEALLGSNSELMQRVQSLSDRQRYRLAELLHPDLATHYEFFLGKAPLPRWDWTDDQALLAAIPERSPCMDGWPSQCLFNANYEIIQLSPATFQFLQACEPQQTRTIGAILTEVDLDLAEVRTLCQQQLLLLTPG, from the coding sequence ATGACAGACTCTAAAGCAATTAGCGCTGCTGTTGCCAAGCTGTACGATACCTATCCCTTCCCGCCCGAGCCCTTACTGGATGCCCCACCTCCTGGCTATAACTGGCGCTGGAATTGGCGTACTGCCTACAACTTTTGCACCGGGTGTCAACCCGAGACCCAAGCCATCCGGATTTTAGATGCGGGGTGTGGAACCGGGGTGGGCACCGAATATTTAGTGCATCTGAACCCTCAAGCCACAGTGGTAGGAATTGATCTCAGTGCCGGTGCTTTGGCAGTGGCCCAGGAGCGCTGTCAGCGATCTGGCGCGGATCGGGTGACGTTTCACCACCTGAGTCTGTACGAGGCTGAACAACTCCCCGGTGGATTTGATCTCATTAACTGTGTGGGAGTCCTGCACCACCTGCCCGATCCAATCCGAGGCATCCAAGCCCTAGCGCAGAAACTTGCCCCTGGAGGGCTGATGCACATTTTTGTCTATGGTGAACTGGGTCGTTGGGAAATCAAGCTGATGCAAGCGGCGATCGCCCTGTTACAGGCAGAGAAACGAGGGGATTATCCCGATGGGGTAAAGGTGGGACGGCAACTGTTTGCCACCCTCCCCGAGAACAATCGCCTGGTACGGCGAGAACGAGAACGCTGGTCCCTGGAAAACCAGCGGGATGAATGTTTTGCAGATATGTACGTCCATCCCCAGGAAATTGACTACAACATTGAGAGCCTGTTTGAGTTAATTGATGCCTCCGGCCTGGAATTTATTGGGTTTTCTAACCCCAACTCCTGGAACCTGGAAGCATTACTGGGAAGCAATTCTGAGCTGATGCAGCGAGTCCAGTCCCTCAGCGATCGCCAACGATACCGTCTGGCCGAACTTCTCCATCCCGATCTGGCAACCCACTACGAATTTTTTCTCGGTAAAGCCCCACTCCCCCGATGGGACTGGACTGATGATCAGGCACTCTTGGCGGCGATTCCAGAACGCAGTCCCTGTATGGATGGGTGGCCGAGCCAGTGCCTGTTCAACGCCAACTATGAGATTATTCAACTCTCCCCCGCCACGTTTCAGTTTCTCCAAGCCTGTGAACCACAGCAAACACGTACCATTGGTGCCATTCTCACCGAGGTAGATCTAGACTTAGCCGAGGTGCGCACCCTCTGCCAGCAGCAATTGCTATTGCTAACACCCGGTTAA
- a CDS encoding F0F1 ATP synthase subunit B', which produces MFDFDATLPLMAVQFLLLAALLNAIFYKPLTRVIEERSEYIRTNETEARERLAKAENLAKQYEQELAETRREYQATIAAAEAEAQKLAAQTIAEAQKEAQMQREQAQAELEQQKQAAMTTLERQVDALSRQILEKLLGASLVNS; this is translated from the coding sequence ATGTTTGATTTTGATGCCACACTGCCGTTAATGGCTGTGCAGTTTCTACTGTTGGCGGCGCTACTCAATGCCATCTTCTATAAGCCCCTGACAAGGGTCATTGAAGAGCGGAGCGAGTATATTCGCACCAATGAAACGGAGGCTCGGGAACGCTTGGCCAAGGCCGAAAATTTGGCAAAACAGTACGAACAAGAATTGGCAGAAACCCGAAGAGAGTATCAGGCTACCATTGCCGCAGCGGAGGCCGAAGCTCAAAAGCTAGCAGCTCAGACAATTGCTGAGGCTCAAAAAGAGGCTCAAATGCAACGAGAGCAAGCTCAGGCAGAGCTAGAGCAACAGAAGCAAGCGGCAATGACGACCCTGGAACGGCAGGTGGATGCCCTCAGTCGCCAGATCCTGGAGAAGCTCTTGGGAGCATCCTTGGTGAATTCTTAA
- the atpE gene encoding ATP synthase F0 subunit C has protein sequence MDPLVSAASVLAAALAIGLAAIGPGIGQGNAAGQAVEGIARQPEAEGKIRGTLLLTLAFMESLTIYGLVIALVLLFANPFSA, from the coding sequence ATGGATCCATTAGTTTCTGCTGCTTCTGTTTTAGCTGCTGCCCTCGCCATTGGTCTCGCTGCCATCGGCCCTGGGATTGGACAAGGGAATGCTGCTGGTCAAGCGGTCGAAGGGATTGCCCGTCAGCCAGAAGCAGAAGGCAAGATTCGCGGTACCTTGCTGCTAACCCTGGCGTTCATGGAGTCCTTGACCATCTATGGTCTAGTGATTGCCTTGGTGCTGTTGTTTGCTAATCCTTTCTCTGCCTAG
- the atpB gene encoding F0F1 ATP synthase subunit A: protein MNFFPSFNTFFLAKLEVGHHLYWQIGNLKIHGQVFITSWIVISVLVLASVLATRNVQRVPSGIQNFMEYALEYVRDLTRNQIGEKEYRPWVPFIGTLFLFIFACNWSGALVPWKLIQLPEGELAAPTNDINTTVALALLVSLAYFYAGFRKSGLGYFAKYIHPTPILLPIAILEDFTKPLSLSFRLFGNILADELVVAVLVLLVPLFVPLPVMMLGLFTSAIQALVFATLAAAYIHEALEIGEEHGGEH, encoded by the coding sequence TTGAATTTTTTCCCTAGTTTTAACACCTTCTTCCTTGCCAAGCTAGAGGTTGGTCATCATCTTTACTGGCAGATTGGTAACCTCAAAATTCACGGACAGGTGTTTATCACCTCTTGGATCGTGATTAGTGTCTTGGTTCTGGCTTCAGTACTGGCCACTCGAAATGTGCAGCGCGTCCCCAGTGGAATTCAGAATTTCATGGAATACGCCTTGGAATATGTTCGAGATTTAACCAGGAATCAAATTGGTGAAAAGGAGTATCGCCCCTGGGTTCCTTTCATCGGTACACTATTCTTGTTCATTTTTGCCTGCAACTGGTCAGGTGCCCTCGTACCTTGGAAGCTGATTCAGCTACCTGAAGGTGAACTGGCCGCACCGACCAATGATATCAACACAACCGTTGCCCTGGCGCTGCTGGTTTCCCTTGCATACTTTTATGCGGGGTTCCGCAAGTCAGGCTTGGGGTATTTTGCCAAGTATATTCATCCAACACCGATCCTATTGCCGATCGCAATTTTGGAAGATTTTACCAAGCCTCTCTCCCTGAGTTTCCGTTTGTTTGGGAACATTCTGGCAGATGAATTGGTGGTCGCGGTGTTGGTACTCCTAGTGCCCTTGTTTGTACCGCTGCCAGTGATGATGCTAGGACTCTTTACCAGTGCCATTCAAGCACTGGTGTTTGCGACCCTGGCAGCCGCTTACATCCATGAGGCACTGGAGATTGGCGAAGAGCATGGAGGGGAACATTAA
- the atpH gene encoding ATP synthase F1 subunit delta yields MSSLVSTEVFEPYATALMSIAQSQNLVDRFGDDVAYLLNLIRESADLQEFLANPFVQVNDKKAVLKQITGDPVHPLVQNFLMVLVDRRRILFLEGICQQFQVRLRQLKQTVLAEVMAAVSLSETQRQAISQQVIALTGAHQVDLDVRIDPDLIGGVIIKVGSQVIDASLRGQLRRIGIRLTSAL; encoded by the coding sequence ATGAGCAGTCTCGTTAGCACAGAAGTATTTGAGCCCTATGCAACGGCTTTGATGTCCATTGCCCAGTCCCAAAATCTTGTGGATCGGTTTGGGGACGATGTGGCCTATCTTCTGAACCTGATCCGGGAATCCGCTGACTTGCAAGAGTTCCTAGCCAACCCCTTTGTCCAGGTTAACGATAAAAAAGCTGTCCTGAAGCAAATTACGGGTGATCCAGTCCATCCTCTAGTACAAAATTTCCTCATGGTGCTGGTGGATCGTCGCCGGATTCTGTTTCTAGAAGGGATTTGCCAACAGTTTCAGGTACGGCTACGACAGTTAAAACAGACCGTTCTGGCTGAGGTGATGGCTGCGGTGTCGCTCTCAGAAACTCAACGGCAGGCGATTTCTCAACAGGTGATTGCCCTCACCGGGGCGCACCAGGTTGATCTGGATGTCCGGATTGACCCGGACTTAATTGGTGGAGTGATTATCAAGGTTGGTTCTCAGGTGATTGATGCCAGCTTGCGCGGACAACTCCGTCGCATCGGAATTCGCCTCACGAGTGCTCTCTAG
- a CDS encoding Hpt domain-containing protein encodes MQSGKQQQIVGYFIEEAREHLNTLERGFLDLQTTVDDSDMINELFRAAHSVNGGGSHVGV; translated from the coding sequence GTGCAGTCAGGGAAGCAACAGCAGATTGTCGGTTATTTCATTGAGGAAGCCAGGGAACACCTCAACACGCTCGAACGAGGATTCCTCGATCTCCAGACCACCGTGGATGATTCAGACATGATTAATGAATTGTTTCGCGCCGCTCACTCGGTCAACGGGGGGGGCAGCCATGTTGGGGTTTGA
- a CDS encoding F0F1 ATP synthase subunit B: MGSFLWLATEPSAAASQLAEAVEAHGIGLNFNLLETNLINLAIVIAVLFYFGRQFLGKVLTERREAIAVAIQEAEAKRQQAAIALAEEQQKLTQAQAEVEKIRASATETAKAARAAILAKAADDVKRMQENAVQDLTSAQERVMGELRQRIATLALTQVESQLKSQLDAAKQQQLIDRSIALLGGSR, translated from the coding sequence ATGGGGAGCTTTTTATGGCTAGCGACAGAGCCTAGCGCCGCTGCCTCGCAACTCGCAGAAGCAGTGGAAGCGCATGGGATTGGGTTGAACTTCAATCTCCTGGAAACGAACCTGATCAACCTGGCGATTGTAATTGCTGTGCTGTTCTACTTTGGGCGGCAATTTCTGGGAAAAGTGTTAACTGAACGTCGTGAGGCGATCGCGGTGGCGATTCAAGAGGCTGAAGCCAAACGGCAGCAAGCTGCGATCGCCCTTGCCGAAGAGCAACAGAAGTTGACCCAAGCTCAAGCAGAGGTTGAAAAGATTCGTGCTAGCGCGACAGAAACGGCGAAAGCTGCACGGGCGGCTATTTTAGCCAAGGCAGCCGACGATGTGAAACGGATGCAGGAGAACGCTGTTCAGGACTTGACCTCCGCCCAAGAACGGGTTATGGGAGAGCTGCGACAGCGGATTGCCACTTTGGCCTTGACCCAGGTGGAATCACAATTAAAGTCACAGTTGGATGCGGCAAAGCAACAGCAATTGATCGATCGCAGTATTGCTCTCCTGGGAGGTTCTAGATGA
- a CDS encoding pentapeptide repeat-containing protein: MSRLQPYRAVNDVSELLERYQAGERDFLKADLGGAMLQAADLRDVNLMVANLADANLADANLRGADLFEANLRGTNLGGTDLCGADLRGTNLGKAYLFGAKYDRETCFPRRFDPSTKGMQLLSV, encoded by the coding sequence GTGTCTCGCCTGCAACCCTATCGAGCTGTCAATGATGTCTCAGAACTGCTGGAGCGATATCAAGCAGGGGAGCGAGATTTCTTGAAAGCAGATTTAGGCGGTGCCATGCTTCAGGCTGCGGATCTGCGGGATGTCAATCTTATGGTGGCGAATCTGGCGGACGCAAATCTGGCGGATGCCAATCTCAGGGGAGCAGACTTGTTTGAAGCCAATCTCAGGGGCACCAATTTGGGTGGTACCGACCTCTGTGGTGCCGATCTGCGGGGGACAAACCTGGGGAAAGCCTATCTCTTTGGGGCAAAGTACGATCGGGAAACCTGTTTTCCTCGCCGTTTTGATCCGAGCACCAAAGGGATGCAGTTATTGTCAGTCTAA
- a CDS encoding histidine kinase, whose translation MLGFDGIHRTAHHLEDCLKLLKDHPINIDQKLESLFLKGFDSLRELTDCIQGPFGFREEDAQQLLQESEPIFTQLQNHLSFLMNGVEVTPEPARRLVGANFAAQVNEILKQALPFFKQAPTAAGRQQIVMCCDRLIQLCPGVEPWRSLIQTIQRAVANSQTPYPTLAPILIKEIKQASELLLAENPGAIAPSPSLQKLAAASGTIGVSPATQPLTVPAEPQAVARVLIESFNKQQLREIAQLLVAALKA comes from the coding sequence ATGTTGGGGTTTGACGGCATTCACCGCACCGCCCACCACCTGGAAGATTGCCTCAAATTACTCAAAGACCATCCCATCAACATTGACCAAAAATTAGAATCCCTATTTTTGAAAGGCTTTGATTCCCTGCGGGAGTTGACTGACTGTATTCAGGGTCCCTTTGGTTTTCGAGAAGAAGATGCTCAGCAATTACTCCAAGAATCAGAACCCATCTTTACCCAGTTGCAAAACCACCTCAGCTTTTTGATGAATGGGGTAGAAGTCACCCCTGAGCCTGCCAGACGACTGGTGGGGGCTAATTTTGCTGCCCAGGTGAATGAGATTCTTAAGCAAGCCCTGCCCTTCTTCAAGCAAGCACCGACCGCTGCGGGACGACAGCAAATTGTCATGTGTTGCGATCGCCTGATTCAGTTGTGTCCGGGGGTCGAACCTTGGCGATCGCTGATTCAGACGATCCAGCGGGCGGTGGCAAATTCCCAAACTCCCTACCCCACGCTGGCTCCAATTCTGATTAAAGAAATCAAACAGGCCAGTGAACTGCTCCTGGCCGAGAATCCTGGGGCGATCGCCCCCAGTCCTAGCCTACAAAAACTAGCAGCGGCTTCCGGGACGATAGGGGTCAGTCCCGCAACCCAACCCCTCACGGTTCCCGCAGAACCCCAGGCGGTCGCACGGGTGTTAATTGAATCCTTTAACAAGCAACAACTCCGAGAAATTGCTCAGTTGTTGGTGGCAGCGCTCAAGGCTTGA
- a CDS encoding GAF domain-containing protein: protein MPNPPPVSDLCYLVQPTLLQGVAQATNQLLIHQDFDSAIAQALAILGEVTGVDRVYIFETHPHPETTEPAMSQRFEWARPSVTAQHPNPQLQNLSYRGAGLLRWLEKLTAGESIAGLVREFPAGERPCLEAQEIRSILVVPILIQPGEHPSYAELSQSPSAVPVLWGFIGFDDCHCDRQWSGDEEAVLMTMAANVGGLIAQQQTLEALRVSEEKFSKAFRASPNPLSLSTLQEGRFIEVNHSFLRISGYQRSEVIGHTVAELQLWLDSPAREGQRPAFGHRLLQQLQTQREVQELECRFRTKSGETFIGLLSAELIYVNGVACILAVTTDITERKRSELLLQASAERARLLAEVSLRIRQSLDLETILNTAVLEVRHLLQADRVLIGQMTGETRGQVVAESVAPDRMSLKGWVADECSLREFRAKFEQRHPQAIDDIAELQFSPWLTSYYRRFEIKASLAVPSFVDQQLYGVLVAQQCSAPRHWQAAEVELLEQLATQIAIATQQAQLYHQVQTLNTTLEQQVADRTAQIQQKVQELQELNQLKEAFMQSVTHELRTPVMGTIMVLKNLLRHSEDPIPLSRCLLDRMIQSCDRQLLMINSLLDVHRSELQGVTLTCQPLRLQEWLPQLLSKLAPNLDKNQATVSYDLAADLPPITTDPTQLQRVFENLITTALKHNPPGLALSVQAWVASGMLHCTLADNGIGLEAEDCDRLFELYTQGGNTRYCPSMGMQLYLCRQIITANGGEIGVRSQAGAGVTFWFTLPLQAPASCLRPR from the coding sequence ATGCCCAACCCACCTCCGGTTTCCGATCTGTGCTACTTGGTTCAGCCGACACTCCTGCAAGGTGTGGCTCAGGCAACCAATCAATTGCTGATTCATCAGGACTTCGACAGCGCGATCGCCCAGGCATTGGCAATCCTCGGAGAGGTCACAGGGGTAGATCGGGTGTATATCTTTGAGACCCATCCCCATCCGGAAACCACAGAACCTGCCATGAGTCAGCGGTTTGAGTGGGCACGGCCCTCTGTGACGGCACAACACCCCAATCCCCAGCTTCAGAACCTCAGCTATCGTGGTGCTGGTCTATTGCGGTGGCTGGAAAAGCTGACGGCGGGGGAGTCCATCGCCGGACTCGTGCGGGAGTTTCCTGCTGGAGAGCGACCTTGTCTGGAGGCGCAGGAGATTCGCTCTATCCTGGTGGTGCCGATCTTGATTCAACCCGGTGAGCATCCATCCTATGCTGAATTGTCCCAGTCCCCATCGGCGGTTCCTGTGCTCTGGGGGTTTATTGGGTTTGATGATTGTCACTGCGATCGCCAATGGTCTGGGGATGAAGAAGCGGTGTTAATGACCATGGCTGCCAATGTGGGGGGTCTGATTGCCCAACAACAAACCCTGGAGGCATTGCGGGTTTCTGAAGAAAAATTTTCCAAAGCCTTTCGAGCCAGTCCCAACCCCCTAAGCCTTTCAACCCTTCAAGAAGGGCGGTTTATTGAAGTCAATCACAGTTTCCTCCGCATCAGTGGTTACCAACGTTCTGAAGTCATTGGCCACACGGTTGCCGAGTTACAACTCTGGCTCGATTCCCCCGCCCGTGAGGGTCAAAGGCCGGCCTTCGGCCATCGCCTGTTACAACAATTGCAAACCCAGAGAGAAGTCCAGGAACTGGAGTGTCGATTTCGAACAAAATCCGGTGAGACGTTCATTGGCCTGCTGTCGGCAGAGCTGATTTATGTCAATGGGGTTGCCTGTATCCTCGCGGTCACCACCGACATTACAGAGCGCAAACGCTCAGAATTGCTGCTGCAAGCCTCGGCGGAACGGGCGCGACTCTTAGCCGAGGTGAGTTTACGAATTCGCCAATCCCTCGATCTAGAGACTATCCTCAACACCGCCGTGTTGGAAGTCAGACACCTGCTACAAGCTGATCGGGTCTTGATCGGGCAGATGACGGGGGAGACTCGGGGGCAGGTGGTTGCGGAATCCGTTGCTCCTGACCGCATGTCGTTGAAAGGCTGGGTGGCTGATGAATGTTCCTTGAGAGAATTCCGAGCCAAGTTTGAGCAGCGCCATCCCCAGGCCATCGACGATATCGCCGAGTTGCAGTTTTCTCCCTGGCTGACCTCCTACTACCGGCGGTTTGAGATTAAAGCCAGTTTGGCGGTGCCGAGTTTTGTCGATCAGCAACTCTATGGGGTACTGGTCGCTCAGCAATGTTCCGCCCCTCGTCATTGGCAAGCCGCAGAGGTGGAATTACTGGAACAGTTAGCGACTCAGATCGCGATCGCCACCCAACAGGCCCAGCTGTATCACCAGGTGCAGACCCTCAACACCACGCTGGAGCAGCAGGTGGCAGACCGCACCGCCCAAATCCAGCAAAAGGTGCAGGAGCTTCAGGAACTCAATCAACTGAAGGAAGCCTTTATGCAGTCGGTGACCCATGAGCTGCGGACACCGGTGATGGGCACCATAATGGTGCTGAAGAATTTGCTCCGCCATTCCGAAGATCCCATCCCCCTGAGTCGTTGCTTGTTAGACCGGATGATCCAGAGCTGCGATCGCCAACTGTTAATGATTAACTCTCTGTTGGATGTCCATCGGAGCGAACTCCAAGGGGTGACCCTGACGTGCCAGCCCCTGAGACTCCAGGAGTGGCTGCCGCAATTGCTCAGCAAGCTAGCGCCCAACCTTGATAAAAACCAGGCCACGGTCAGCTATGACCTCGCAGCTGACCTCCCCCCGATTACCACGGATCCCACCCAACTACAGCGAGTCTTTGAGAACTTAATCACCACCGCCCTGAAGCACAATCCGCCAGGTTTAGCGTTGTCGGTGCAAGCGTGGGTTGCCAGCGGCATGTTACATTGCACCCTTGCGGACAATGGCATTGGGCTGGAGGCCGAGGACTGCGATCGCCTGTTTGAACTCTATACCCAGGGAGGCAACACCCGATACTGTCCCAGCATGGGCATGCAATTGTACTTGTGTCGGCAAATTATCACGGCCAATGGCGGTGAAATTGGGGTGCGGAGTCAAGCGGGGGCAGGGGTTACCTTCTGGTTTACCTTGCCGCTGCAAGCCCCCGCCTCCTGTCTTCGCCCCCGTTAG
- a CDS encoding PEP/pyruvate-binding domain-containing protein gives MAGTLAVLSEAFKGIATVLLARQFFPLDPTWELIALMALVTGRYWMGRGAGTTNVVWGYLVYDPVVAGLTFVIGGIGFTILRERHQGRWGVLVLFPLLTALRHPQDLSQIGAAIALAVLMAWIYQHIPDDLDLEPSQGQPSSQGMFHFFRGDGQRPASGHRALVSLDQPLTPHRVGAKAATLAQLRRRGYPVPAGWVIPPGDDPEPLMGFLQPSRQRPLVVRSSTIGEDSEVASAAGQYTTVLNVTNTPALEAAIGRCLASYDQPAAIQYRRDRHLPEDAMAILIQQQVEAVFSGVAFSRDPIACQGDAVVIEALPGAASQVVSGKVTPECYRVYIPEGEIRPQSSWLLPEERALPLEGAGDLPPRLIQQVAYLARHLEVHYHGIPQDIEWSFDGQTLWLLQSRPITTLLPIWTRKIAAEVIPGAIRPLTWSINQPLTCGVWGELFTVVLGKRAQDLTFAATATLHDSHAYFNASLLGQIFRRMGLPPESLEFLTRGAKFSRPPLLVTLGNLPGLLRLLGRELQLVKDFQRQDRHQFQPTLAALAAQPATDLNVDALIARIETLLALLKRATYFSILAPLSVALRQALIRAPETALDQGQTPEVAALRSLQALADQARPLLTHLSTTPVQTETGLQALGTTALGLHLLDQLHQLLQAYGYLSPVGTDIAIPTWKEDPAIALDLFVQLCLAPRPPVPIPTETTGLSATAKTGRSQRAGDRCLQSFVGRITLELSRPRATLASSGAVREAGGYFLPGVGRDPTGGHR, from the coding sequence TTGGCCGGAACCTTAGCAGTTCTGTCAGAGGCATTCAAGGGAATTGCCACGGTGCTGCTGGCACGGCAGTTTTTCCCCCTTGACCCCACCTGGGAGTTAATCGCCTTGATGGCTCTGGTAACGGGACGCTACTGGATGGGACGGGGAGCCGGAACCACCAATGTGGTCTGGGGCTATCTGGTCTATGACCCGGTGGTTGCTGGTCTCACCTTTGTGATTGGCGGCATTGGCTTTACGATTTTGCGGGAGCGCCACCAGGGACGCTGGGGGGTATTAGTCCTCTTTCCCTTGCTCACGGCTTTACGCCATCCCCAGGATCTCTCCCAGATTGGGGCGGCGATCGCCCTGGCCGTCTTAATGGCCTGGATCTACCAGCACATTCCCGATGATTTAGATTTGGAACCATCCCAGGGACAGCCCAGTTCCCAAGGGATGTTTCACTTTTTTCGCGGCGATGGTCAAAGACCGGCCTCTGGCCATCGCGCCCTCGTCTCCCTGGATCAACCCCTCACGCCCCACCGAGTGGGCGCAAAGGCTGCAACCCTGGCCCAACTGCGGCGGCGGGGCTACCCTGTACCGGCGGGCTGGGTGATCCCACCGGGGGATGACCCAGAACCCCTGATGGGGTTTCTGCAACCCTCCCGACAGCGCCCCCTAGTGGTGCGATCCTCCACCATTGGGGAAGACTCCGAGGTAGCTTCCGCCGCTGGACAGTACACCACAGTGCTGAACGTCACCAATACTCCAGCACTGGAGGCCGCAATCGGTCGCTGTCTCGCTTCCTACGATCAACCGGCGGCGATTCAATATCGCCGCGATCGCCACCTCCCCGAAGATGCAATGGCTATCCTGATTCAGCAACAGGTAGAGGCTGTGTTTTCAGGGGTGGCCTTTAGCCGGGATCCGATTGCCTGTCAGGGGGATGCGGTGGTGATTGAAGCCCTCCCAGGGGCAGCCAGTCAGGTGGTTTCAGGGAAAGTGACACCGGAATGTTATCGGGTGTATATTCCCGAGGGTGAGATACGACCCCAGTCCAGTTGGCTACTCCCCGAGGAGCGAGCCTTGCCCCTGGAAGGTGCGGGGGATCTGCCCCCCCGCCTGATCCAACAGGTTGCCTACCTGGCTCGCCATCTGGAAGTTCACTACCACGGTATTCCCCAAGACATTGAGTGGAGCTTTGACGGACAAACCCTGTGGCTGTTGCAGTCGCGACCGATTACCACCCTGCTGCCGATCTGGACCCGCAAAATTGCCGCGGAAGTGATTCCCGGTGCCATTCGCCCCCTGACGTGGTCGATTAATCAACCCCTGACCTGTGGAGTTTGGGGGGAATTGTTCACGGTGGTTTTGGGGAAACGGGCGCAGGATCTAACCTTTGCAGCCACGGCCACCCTCCATGACTCCCATGCCTATTTCAATGCCTCCCTGCTGGGGCAAATTTTTCGCCGTATGGGATTGCCCCCCGAAAGTTTAGAGTTTCTCACCCGAGGAGCAAAATTCTCGCGTCCCCCCCTACTGGTGACTTTGGGGAATCTACCGGGACTGCTGCGGTTACTGGGGCGAGAACTACAACTGGTGAAGGACTTTCAACGGCAAGATCGCCACCAATTTCAGCCCACCTTAGCAGCCTTAGCTGCCCAGCCAGCCACAGATCTTAACGTCGATGCCTTGATAGCACGGATCGAGACCCTGTTAGCACTGCTTAAACGCGCAACCTACTTCAGCATTTTGGCTCCCCTCAGTGTGGCTCTGCGCCAAGCCCTGATTCGTGCCCCGGAAACGGCTTTGGATCAGGGGCAAACCCCAGAAGTCGCCGCTCTGCGATCGCTCCAAGCTTTAGCGGATCAAGCCCGTCCCTTGCTGACCCATCTGTCAACCACCCCAGTGCAGACAGAGACCGGGCTCCAGGCACTGGGAACCACCGCCTTAGGACTACACCTCCTCGACCAACTGCACCAACTACTGCAAGCGTACGGCTATCTCAGTCCGGTGGGCACTGACATTGCCATTCCCACCTGGAAAGAAGACCCCGCGATCGCCCTGGATTTATTTGTCCAGCTCTGCCTTGCTCCCCGACCCCCCGTCCCGATCCCCACGGAGACGACGGGCCTATCCGCGACTGCAAAGACGGGTCGATCTCAAAGGGCAGGTGACCGTTGTTTACAGTCGTTTGTTGGCAGAATTACGCTGGAGCTTTCTCGCCCTAGAGCAACACTGGCTAGCAGCGGGGCTGTTAGAGAAGCCGGGGGATATTTTCTTCCTGGAGTGGGACGAGATCCTACAGGGGGGCACCGCTGA
- a CDS encoding TIGR04376 family protein encodes MGLFEDLSQFLERRLEEFLRENPHLALQALEEKLREQETETQELIADLKQQQQQSQAEILAIAQEIQRWHTRVDKARAAGRVDLAEAAQERESALLREGNQRWGQMEMLGERLRQAEELHRKITARRQEVGTKVAQVVANQASTAQHQGAASSWDRPFNPPAQPARPLRRKI; translated from the coding sequence ATGGGCTTATTTGAAGACCTGAGCCAGTTTCTCGAACGTCGTCTAGAGGAATTTTTACGGGAAAATCCTCACCTCGCGTTACAGGCTTTAGAAGAAAAACTTCGGGAGCAGGAAACCGAAACCCAGGAACTGATAGCGGATCTCAAGCAGCAACAGCAGCAATCCCAGGCGGAGATTCTCGCCATTGCCCAAGAGATCCAGCGCTGGCATACTCGTGTTGATAAAGCCAGGGCTGCGGGTCGAGTTGACTTAGCAGAGGCTGCCCAAGAGCGAGAATCGGCCTTATTGCGGGAGGGCAATCAACGCTGGGGTCAAATGGAGATGTTGGGTGAGCGACTGCGCCAAGCCGAGGAACTCCACCGGAAAATCACAGCCCGCCGCCAAGAGGTGGGGACGAAGGTAGCCCAAGTAGTGGCAAACCAGGCATCAACGGCACAACATCAAGGGGCTGCCTCTAGCTGGGATCGTCCCTTTAACCCCCCTGCACAACCAGCCAGACCCCTTAGAAGAAAAATTTAA